In a single window of the Etheostoma spectabile isolate EspeVRDwgs_2016 chromosome 3, UIUC_Espe_1.0, whole genome shotgun sequence genome:
- the rab4b gene encoding ras-related protein Rab-4B translates to MSETYDFLFKFLVIGSAGTGKSCLLHQFIENKFKQDSNHTIGVEFGSRVVNVGGKTVKLQIWDTAGQERFRSVTRSYYRGAAGALLVYDITSRETYNALTNWLTDARTLASPNIVIILCGNKKDLETDREVTFLEASRFAQENELIFLETSALTGENVEEGFLKCARIILNKIDSGELDPERMGSGIQYGDASLRQLRQPRGTTTQNKQQCNC, encoded by the exons ATGTCTGAGACATACG ACTTCCTGTTTAAGTTCCTGGTGATTGGCAGTGCTGGGACAGGGAAATCCTGCCTCCTTCACCAATTCATTGAGAACAAGT TTAAACAGGACTCCAACCACACCATCGGCGTGGAGTTTGGTTCCAGAGTGGTCAATGTTGGTGGAAAGACGGTCAAACTGCAGATCTGGGACACTGCTGGGCAGGAGCGATTCCG TTCTGTTACACGCAGCTACTACAGAGGAGCAGCTGGCGCGCTTCTCGTCTATGATATTACCAG TCGGGAGACATACAATGCCCTAACCAACTGGCTGACAGATGCACGGACTCTGGCGAGTCCCAACATTGTTATTATCCTGTGTGGCAACAAGAAAGACCTTGAAACAGACCGAGAGGTGACCTTCCTGGAAGCGTCGCGCTTTGCTCAGGAGAATG AGCTGATATTCCTGGAGACCAGTGCTCTGACAGGGGAGAATGTCGAGGAGGGTTTCCTGAAGTGCGCTCGCATCATCCTCAACAAGATAGATTCAG GCGAGTTGGACCCGGAGAGGATGGGTTCAGGTATCCAGTATGGAGACGCTTCGTTGAGGCAGCTGCGGCAGCCGAGAGGCACCACCACACAGAATAAGCAGCAGTGTAATTGCTAG